The Candidatus Sericytochromatia bacterium genome includes the window GGAAGACGTCTGTGCCACGGCTGAACGCTTGCTCGGCGCGTCGCTGGAAGACTTCTGGGCGCTTCACCTGCGCGGGCGGGAGGATTGGGACTGGGAGGCGATTCTGCGCCCGGCCGGCCTGTTGCTGCTCGAGCGCGACCCGCGCCCGAGCCTGCAGGTGGTGGTTGCCCCGGGCGCGGGTGGTTTGCGCCTGCAGAACGTGCGGGCCGGTGGGGCCGCTCAGGCGGCCGGTCTGCAGATCGGGGACGTGCTGGTGGCCGTGGGCGGCTTGCGGGCCACCGAGGGCGTTCTGGCACAGTTGGGCGAGCACGTGGAAGCGGGGGACACGGTGGAGGTCCACTACTTCCGACGCGACATCCTGCGTACGGCGCATGTGACGTTGGCGCGCGAGGTGGCCTATGCGCTGGTGCCGGATCCGGCGGCAAGTGCTGCCCAGCAGGCCCTGCGCAGTGCCTGGCTGGGCGGCATGCCGACCAAGGCCGTGGCGCGCGCCTGATCAGGGCGGGCCTTGGAGAGCGGACTTGCAGCGCGATGAGAGCGGCCCGGCGGTGAGCGCTCACCTCGGCGAACGACTCTCGGCGGTTTTGGCCTTGCTGGGACCAGTCAACCATCTGGCCGATGTGGGCACGGACCATGCGCGCGTGCCGCTGGCGGCTGTCCGCTGCGGGCAGGCGTTGCGCGCGACCGGCATCGACCGACACGGGCCCCCGCTGGCGTCAGCGGCCGGAACCCTGGCGCGGCTCGGCGAGTCGCGGGTGCGCCTGCGCAAGGGCTGGGGCCTGGGGCCGCTGGCGGATGATCCGGCCGATGCGGTGGCGATCGCCGGAGTCGGCGGCGCCACCGTGCTGGCCATCCTGGCGGCCGACCCGGAGGCCTGGCGTGCGGTGAAACGGCTGGTGGTACAACCCAACACGGAGGTGGCGCGCGTGCGGGCCGAGGCCCGGGCGCTGGGCTGGCACCTGCTGGCCGAACGGATGGTGTATGAGCGTGGGCGCTACTTTGTCGTGCTGGCGCTGGTTCCGGGTGAAGGCCCCGATCCTTGCCACGCCGAGACGCTGCAACACTGGCCGCAATTGTTCGCCTCCGAGGGCCCGGAGGGGGACCTGGACGCCCCGAGCGGAGCGGAGCAGATCGCCTGGCTGGACTTGCTCGGTCCCCATCTGTTGCGACACCCGAGGCCGATTTACCTGCGCTGGCTTCAAGGCGAGGTCAAGCGCCGGGTGGCGGACGATCGCCGGGCCGGTCAGCCGCCCTCGCGCCTCACGCGCGTCTTTCTCCGCGCGCTCGCCGGGCTGCCCCCGGTTTCCCGCGAAGACGACGGGGCGACGGCCGCTATCGGGTGAGCCGGATGCTTCCGCCTGCGAACCAAACGGGGCAGGCGGGCGTGTTACGATGGCGCACGCTTGCCCTGCGCCCAGGAAGGAGCCACGGACCGTGCTGGAAACCCTCAGCCTGAACCCCGAGACCTACGCCGCGCGTATCCGCCCGGATTACGAGCGCGAACTGAAGGAAATCGTCGAAATTCCGACGGTCAGTCCTGACCCTGCCTTCGCCCAAGACATCCGGCGTGGGGCCGACTGGGCCATGGCCTTTTTCGCCGCCCACGGCGTGGAGGCGCGTCGCTTCGAGACGCCCGGTTACCCCGTGGTGGTGGCCTGGATGCGGCATCCCCAGGCGACCCGCACGCTGACCATCTACAACCACCTCGACGTGCAGCCGGCCACCGAGCCTGAGTGGGAAACCGACCCGTTCG containing:
- a CDS encoding class I SAM-dependent methyltransferase, producing MSAHLGERLSAVLALLGPVNHLADVGTDHARVPLAAVRCGQALRATGIDRHGPPLASAAGTLARLGESRVRLRKGWGLGPLADDPADAVAIAGVGGATVLAILAADPEAWRAVKRLVVQPNTEVARVRAEARALGWHLLAERMVYERGRYFVVLALVPGEGPDPCHAETLQHWPQLFASEGPEGDLDAPSGAEQIAWLDLLGPHLLRHPRPIYLRWLQGEVKRRVADDRRAGQPPSRLTRVFLRALAGLPPVSREDDGATAAIG